One Hordeum vulgare subsp. vulgare chromosome 4H, MorexV3_pseudomolecules_assembly, whole genome shotgun sequence DNA window includes the following coding sequences:
- the LOC123449407 gene encoding histone H2B.4 produces the protein MAPKAAEKKPVEKTPAGKKPKAEKKVPASKEGGDKKGKKKSKKSVETYKIYIFKVLKQVHPDIGISSKAMSIMNSFINDIFEKLAGESAKLARYNKKPTITSREIQTSVRLVLPGELAKHAVSEGTKAVTKFTSS, from the coding sequence ATGGCGCCCAAGGCTGCCGagaagaagccggtggagaagaccCCCGCGGGCAAGAAGCCCAAGGCGGAGAAGAAGGTGCCGGCGTCCAAGGAAGGCGGCgacaagaaggggaagaagaagtccaagaagAGCGTGGAGACGTACAAGATCTACATCTTCAAGGTGCTCAAGCAGGTGCACCCGGACATCGGCATCTCCTCCAAGGCCATGTccatcatgaactccttcatcaacgacatcttcgaGAAGCTCGCCGGGGAGTCCGCCAAGCTGGCGAGGTACAACAAGAAGCCCACCATCACCTCCCGGGAGATCCAGACCTCCGTCCGCCTCGTCCTCCCTGGCGAGCTCGCCAAGCACGCCGTGTCCGAGGGCACCAAGGCCGTCACCAAGTTCACCTCATCCTAG